AGTTGCCCGCGTCCCGTTCCAGAACAGCATCCTCGGTTGACGACTCTGCTTTGAAATTAGCCGGGTACAGCCCGCACACAATCACCTTTCGCATGAAATCAAGGAACCTCGTGAGCTTCATGTTGTCGGCTCGCGGAGGAACGCGCGCCATGGCTGACTCCGACCAGTCCGCGCCGAATACCGGTCCCTGTGAGTGATTGTCGCGGTACAGATGCACTTCGCCGCGCTCAAATCGAAATAGCGGGTTGTCTTTCAACTCCAGCGATTCGACTGCGATGCGTGCCTTCCGGCTTGCCCGCTCATGTTCGATTTCCAGTCGATAACGGAACTCATCTTCAGCGAGGATCACATCAAGTTCAAATGTCTGCTTGTCGCGCTTCTGCCATCGAGTCAGGGTCGGCGTGGCAAAGACATCGTTGTCCAAGACTCTTCCCGTGCCTGCGAGCAACTCACGTATGGCGAACACGACGTTCAGCACCGAGGTCTTGCCAACGCCGTTGGGGCCAAGAAGCAAAGTCAACTCTTGAAGCGGAAGCTCGAAGTTGACCATGCTCTTGTAGTTATCGACATAGAGACGCTTGATCATCGAGGTATCCTTTCTGAAGGCGGATTTGCATTCCGCGTGCCACGGTCGCACACTTGCCATTGTAGCGGGACGGGTCCAGAAGGCCAAAGCGAAATCGGACGACAGGC
The sequence above is a segment of the Anaerobaca lacustris genome. Coding sequences within it:
- a CDS encoding AAA family ATPase produces the protein MIKRLYVDNYKSMVNFELPLQELTLLLGPNGVGKTSVLNVVFAIRELLAGTGRVLDNDVFATPTLTRWQKRDKQTFELDVILAEDEFRYRLEIEHERASRKARIAVESLELKDNPLFRFERGEVHLYRDNHSQGPVFGADWSESAMARVPPRADNMKLTRFLDFMRKVIVCGLYPANFKAESSTEDAVLERDAGNFAAWYRHVLLERQELVPEFTRALQEVLPGFRGIRMERVGLDTRALMVMFDQFGEKYELRLDEVSDGQRALIALYSLVRLAPGQGYTLLLDEPDNYIALAEIQPWLVELADACGEQVPQAILCSHHPELIDYLGADHGLVLKQEGSGATTVRLSGQTTVEGGLKLSEVIARGWEP